A genomic segment from Candidatus Bipolaricaulota bacterium encodes:
- a CDS encoding metal-sensitive transcriptional regulator, with amino-acid sequence MEAKGSLAKEPGVKKVVLQRLRTAIGHLSAVERMIEEERYCVDILKQLSAVQASLSKIAYAISDAHMRHCVREAIAEGKGEEKVEEMLEILKYLRHF; translated from the coding sequence ATGGAAGCAAAAGGGAGCTTAGCTAAAGAACCGGGTGTAAAAAAGGTAGTCCTCCAACGGCTGCGCACCGCGATCGGGCACCTTTCTGCGGTGGAGCGAATGATCGAGGAAGAGCGCTACTGTGTCGACATCCTCAAACAGCTTTCCGCAGTACAGGCATCCCTCTCCAAGATTGCCTACGCGATCTCCGACGCGCACATGCGCCACTGCGTGCGCGAGGCGATCGCGGAGGGCAAGGGGGAGGAAAAGGTCGAGGAGATGCTCGAAATCCTCAAGTACCTGCGACACTTTTGA